Genomic segment of Candidatus Binatia bacterium:
CCGCGTCGGCGTCCGCGTCGCCGTCGCGGTTCGTGCCACGGTGCGCGTCGGAGAGAGGGTAGACGTTCGCGCCACCGTGGGCGTCGCTGTGTTCCCCGGCCCCGACGCGGAGACGTACGCGCCCGCAGGTCCCGTGGCCATCCGCGCATAGCCGTCGCGGTCGCTCGGCACGTTGTTGCTCAAGTCGCCCGCCGGTACCGGCGGCCGCGAGGGAGCGTCCGTCCACGCGAAATCGGGAACCGCATACGTCCCGGCACCAAAGACGTTACTGTCGGCGACCGGACGAAAGTTGCCCCCGGCGGGGTTTGCGAGTTGCGGTTGCAGCGTGTTGATGGAGTTCTCGGCACGCAGTTGACTCGCATTGCACGTCGGGTTGCCGGGCTGACATCCGTCGCCGGAGTCCTCGATGCCCAGGGGATGATCGGCCGGCCCGTTCCAGACGATGTTTCCGCGGATTTGCAGGTTGGTGTCGGTGCGCGCCGGCGACGGAATGTTCGAGCCGGCCGAAGGCGTGCGCGGGCCATAGATGGCGAAATGCTGCCACTGGCTCTGATAGCCGGGCGGATTATAGACGATGTTGTTGTAGAGGAAGACGTTGCTGTTGGGGATCGGCTCTTCGCCGCCCACCGTTGCCGTACCCCAACCTCCGGCGGTGCGGTTCGCGCTGCAACGCCCGGTATCGCCGTCGCAACTGCGTAGGCCAAACACGGCCTCGATCGCATGACTGCGCCGGCCGACGCGGTACAGCGTATTGTAGGCCATCAATATGTTGTAGCCGCCGTTGACGCCGATCCCGGCGCCGTCGGTATCGTGGATCACGTTGTTGATGAACTTGATGTCGTAGGCTTCGTAGTGCAGCCAGGGCGATGTCATGAACTCGAAACCGGTGCCCTGGCCGGCCGAGAACCCACCCGTTCCACAGTCGAAATACTCGTTCCCCTCGATGCGCAAGTAGGCCGAGCCGCCCTTGGCATACTCGCACCAGTCACCGGCGTTGTGGATGCGGCTGCGGACGATGTGCCCGTACTGCACGGCGACGAAGTCTATGGCGTTGTCCCCCGCACCCGAGATGTCGCTGTCCTCGATGTACACGTGTTGCGACTGATTGATCTTGACCGTTTCTTGCGGACCCTGGCCGCCGCCGCTGGTGATAGTCGAATCGCGAATCAACAGGTAATTGCATTGCTCGCAATGAAACGGATCGCCGGTCGCCTGAATGCGCACGCCGAGCAGGTAGAAGTAGCGGGTGTCGAACACATTCAACGCGGGCAGAGTCGCAGTTCCGGGGCCGTCGGCAGCCTGCAGGATAACCGGGAACTGGAACGTGCCGTAGCGCCGTTCCCAGTAATGGGGCACCGAACCTTCCGGGTATGTCCCGGCGACCAGCACGATACGGTAGCCGGTCACCGTCAGGGTGACGCCCATCTGAACGCGGTTCCATGCCGCCGTCACCGTGCGTAACGCCGTCGCGCGGGAGCTACCGGGGTTGCTGTCGTTGCCGTTGACCGGGTCGACCCAGATGTCGGTCAACGTCGGCGCGCCGATGTCATAGTCGTTCGGAGCGCCGGCAAGCGCGCCGGACAAGGGATCTTGAGCGCGAACCGGCAGGGCAGTAACGGCCAATCCGATCGCGGCCAGCATGGGGAAGAGCACGGATATCGATCCGCGATGCGTCCTGGTGTGCGAAGATCCCATAACCCGTCCTCTGGCCAATCGATCTGGCAACTTTTTTTGCCGGTCTCCGGCGGCGAAACGCACGGAAGATCCGGCCGAGATCGAGAGGAGCAAGTCTCGCACCATGAAGTGCACGCCGCCGGAGCGCGAGCGATGCGTGCGCCGTGTGTTCGACGAGTGACACTGGCGAAGTCTACGAATGACACGCCGGCATGTGCCATGCGACGCGGGCAGGCGCGGGGAGGGTTTGCGCTCCCGGCGCCTGCGAACTGGTAAGCCACTCGCGCCCGCGTCACCCGGGTTCGTTAGTGGGGTCGAAGACGGCCTCGACCTCGGCCAAGAGCCGCGGCAGATGCGATTCGACGATACCCCAGACCGTCGCGTCGTCGACGGCGTCGTACGTGTGGATGATCCGGTTGCGGAAAGCCACGATGCGCGGCAACTCCGAGATTGCGGCCGCGGTTGCAGGATCCGTGCGGCGCAGGCGATTCAGCGCTTCGGCGACGATTTCGAACTCTCGTTCAATCGTGCGCCGGAACCAGCGGTCGGCTTCGTAGTCGGCGAAGGTGTAACCGCGGCAGCGTGCCAAAATGCTGCGGCCAGCGTCGGGG
This window contains:
- a CDS encoding GDSL-type esterase/lipase family protein, which gives rise to MGSSHTRTHRGSISVLFPMLAAIGLAVTALPVRAQDPLSGALAGAPNDYDIGAPTLTDIWVDPVNGNDSNPGSSRATALRTVTAAWNRVQMGVTLTVTGYRIVLVAGTYPEGSVPHYWERRYGTFQFPVILQAADGPGTATLPALNVFDTRYFYLLGVRIQATGDPFHCEQCNYLLIRDSTITSGGGQGPQETVKINQSQHVYIEDSDISGAGDNAIDFVAVQYGHIVRSRIHNAGDWCEYAKGGSAYLRIEGNEYFDCGTGGFSAGQGTGFEFMTSPWLHYEAYDIKFINNVIHDTDGAGIGVNGGYNILMAYNTLYRVGRRSHAIEAVFGLRSCDGDTGRCSANRTAGGWGTATVGGEEPIPNSNVFLYNNIVYNPPGYQSQWQHFAIYGPRTPSAGSNIPSPARTDTNLQIRGNIVWNGPADHPLGIEDSGDGCQPGNPTCNASQLRAENSINTLQPQLANPAGGNFRPVADSNVFGAGTYAVPDFAWTDAPSRPPVPAGDLSNNVPSDRDGYARMATGPAGAYVSASGPGNTATPTVARTSTLSPTRTVARTATATRTPTRTSTATVVVGATRTPTRTRTAARTPTRTRTPTPRRWSTPTRTATRTPTRTLAVTRTPTWTVAPTITVTRTPAFSATATRTVTRTPTGFRTATRTPSPTPTGTLLSTPPIVPVIDASLKARLRTVYLSGRAAGNRAAVFAKIGDSITESGSFLKDVGCGSEVLGSYTSLAPAIDYFRAVVFPPDYSDVWCGVANSFTRASASAVAGWTTNSALAPLDPPDSRCPAPFNLALRCELHLLHPSVALIMYGTNDLERYNDPGMFRDNLTHIVAETLAAGVIPVLSTIPPRLDDASLGARVGPYNQVVTEVARVEQVPLWDYWLALQAPAMINRGMDADGVHPSVYRGDQGADFGSTALRYGYNQRNLTAIQVLEKIMRVVILDGAPG
- a CDS encoding DUF86 domain-containing protein, translating into MNAQTKKLLHDIPDAGRSILARCRGYTFADYEADRWFRRTIEREFEIVAEALNRLRRTDPATAAAISELPRIVAFRNRIIHTYDAVDDATVWGIVESHLPRLLAEVEAVFDPTNEPG